One region of Triticum aestivum cultivar Chinese Spring chromosome 6B, IWGSC CS RefSeq v2.1, whole genome shotgun sequence genomic DNA includes:
- the LOC123138325 gene encoding pentatricopeptide repeat-containing protein At1g73400, mitochondrial, which produces MISPNLPLRLRHLRCLLAAAPLSSPAAAYYSRASSPPSNRAQALPPPPPPRRHLPDLPARRFSSGHVLLPTNLQEEHVASLSDRIYHAVTETEEGSNEGTEAALDALGAELTTPLVADVMHRLRYEEKLAFRFFAWASQQDNYEHEHRTYNDMIDILSGTRYKSRQFGVLCDVLDHMKRHGTRSVPVEDLLGILRAYTEKHLTNLRKLAKKRRVRMRTPPETDALNILLDAFCKCGMVREAETVFGRVKKKLQGNAETYSILFFGWCRARDPKKAMKVLEEMVEMKHTPENFTYIAAIDSFCSAGLISEARELFEFMRTEGSKISSPTAKVYAIMIVALAKADRMDECFELISDMIKRGCMPDVSTFKDLIEGMCLVDRLDAAYCILEEMGKAGFPPDIVTYNCFLEVLCRLQKADDALKLAERMIEAHCEPSVHTYNMLMVMFFEMREPHRALNIWTEMDKRGCRRAVDTYEIMIDGLFDCGRTEDATTLLDEVINHDMKLSYKKFDSIMLQLSAVGNLGAIHRLSEHMRKFYNVAMSRRFSITQKKKSIGIRRR; this is translated from the coding sequence ATGATATCCCCCAACCTCCCCCTCCGGCTCCGCCACCTCCGCTGCCTTCTCGCCGCGGCGCCCttgtcctcccccgccgccgcatACTACTCGCGCGCATCCTCCCCACCTTCAAACCGCGCTCAGGCCCTGCCCCCGCCCCCGCCACCGCGGCGCCATCTCCCGGACCTCCCGGCGCGACGGTTCTCCTCCGGGCACGTCCTCCTCCCCACCAACCTCCAGGAGGAGCACGTCGCGTCTCTGTCCGACAGGATCTACCACGCGGTGACAGAGACAGAGGAGGGCTCCAACGAGGGCACGGAGGCCGCCCTCGACGCGCTGGGCGCCGAGCTGACCACCCCGCTCGTGGCCGACGTGATGCACCGCCTGCGCTACGAGGAGAAGCTGGCCTTCCGCTTCTTCGCCTGGGCGTCCCAGCAGGACAACTACGAGCACGAGCACCGCACGTACAACGACATGATCGACATCCTCTCCGGGACGCGGTACAAGTCCCGCCAGTTCGGCGTCCTCTGCGACGTGCTCGACCACATGAAGCGCCACGGCACGAGGTCGGTGCCGGTCGAGGACCTGCTGGGCATCCTGCGCGCCTACACCGAGAAGCACCTCACCAACCTTAGGAAGCTGGCGAAGAAGCGGCGGGTGCGGATGCGCACGCCGCCGGAGACCGACGCGCTCAACATCCTCCTGGACGCGTTTTGCAAGTGCGGGATGGTCAGGGAGGCGGAGACGGTGTTTGGTCGCGTGAAGAAGAAGCTGCAAGGAAATGCCGAGACCTACAGCATCCTCTTCTTTGGGTGGTGCCGCGCCAGGGACCCCAAGAAGGCCATGAAGGTGCTCGAGGAAATGGTTGAGATGAAGCACACCCCAGAGAACTTCACGTACATTGCTGCTATTGACTCGTTCTGCAGCGCTGGTTTGATCTCGGAGGCAAGAGAGTTGTTTGAGTTCATGAGGACCGAGGGATCGAAGATATCCTCTCCCACTGCTAAGGTATATGCTATTATGATTGTTGCGCTAGCCAAAGCTGATCGGATGGATGAGTGCTTTGAGCTGATTTCAGATATGATTAAACGAGGCTGCATGCCTGATGTATCAACCTTTAAAGATTTGATTGAAGGCATGTGCTTGGTGGATAGACTCGATGCTGCCTACTGCATTTTGGAGGAGATGGGGAAGGCTGGGTTTCCTCCTGACATTGTCACTTACAATTGCTTTCTTGAGGTACTTTGTCGTCTTCAGAAGGCTGATGATGCGCTCAAACTCGCCGAGAGGATGATAGAAGCACACTGTGAGCCCAGTGTTCATACTTACAATATGCTGATGGTGATGTTTTTTGAGATGAGAGAGCCACACAGGGCACTCAATATTTGGACTGAAATGGACAAGAGAGGATGTCGACGTGCTGTTGATACCTACGAAATAATGATTGATGGGCTGTTTGATTGTGGAAGAACGGAAGATGCAACCACTCTTCTAGATGAAGTAATAAACCATGATATGAAACTGTCGTACAAGAAGTTCGATTCTATCATGCTGCAATTGTCAGCTGTTGGCAACCTTGGCGCAATACATCGGCTTTCAGAGCATATGAGAAAATTTTACAATGTTGCAATGTCAAGACGTTTTTCGATCACACAGAAGAAGAAGAGCATTGGTATTAGAAGGAGATGA